Below is a window of Populus trichocarpa isolate Nisqually-1 chromosome 3, P.trichocarpa_v4.1, whole genome shotgun sequence DNA.
aactgatatgtactttaatgaaataaaacaaaaattacatgaactaataaataaaacaaattttcttttatcaaaatttttatttttaaaacaaaaacttatcataatcttaaaagcaagttttaataaaacaaagtaatgaactgatttttttcatgcaaatatattaaaataaatataacaataataattttgagaaaaatcataatgaaattttaaaaaatagatattcatctatatttacaaaattatacatattaggttcatatataactattcaaaacatgaaaggctcaaatatcttttaaaaatgcataattagataattatttaaaaataattcaattaaaaaatacaaaaaaaacaatgggattaaaaaaataaaagtacagGCACACATGAACTTGACATGTATGCCTAAGTTTGGAAACTCAAGCccgcatatatttttttttaatggggtaGTCATTCGCcccattttaaaagaaaaaacttggtGGATGACGCATCATTCGCTTGGGTAAATGATACGTCAtttatttgttatctttttcgATCACTCAAGATGAATATCATGGTCCAAGTTTCACGATCTAAAAACccatatttcaattatttttcacttaaaaacatgaaaaaaaagatcaagtcATAAACCTCTATCACTCCATTTATAACAACATAACACATTCTAATCGACCTAAAActcataatcaaataaaaaaattatcaggcttcagtttagttttttttagcattattAAAGGTGAAAGCTATTTTTATCAAGCTTCTCTCAAAGATGAATTCatacacattaaaatcataattattggTGGCCGAAATATAGTCACCtgaaagtttttttcttaaaattttccaATGGCTCTCTTTCTTGTATCTTTATGTAAACCTGTGATAAATCGCTTAAATACCAccaggaaaataataaaagttttatgaATTAATGGTGAAAAATTCAGTGTGAATTAGTGTAAAACCCTGAATGAATTAAAGTATGAATTTATACACAAACAATATCGACAGTTAGTGTAATTCATATTTAACAGCGTAATTTATAActaaaagacaataaaatttaGACAAATTTTCTTATGACAAGTggaaagaaaattctcaatttattagTGTAATAATTtggatgagataaaaaaattaaatcaatacgTGAAAAGTGCCAACGATCAGGTATTTGATAGAAATAACAACTTGGACATTAAGGAGTGgcatttttgtaaatttcagGGGAAAAACCCTCCCTTTATTAGGTGTATATTACCTACAAGATATGAAAATAAAGGTTATGTAAATTATGCCTAAAAGGTAGAAATGAATGTTAAGTGAAAGTATGCCTAAGTACCAGGGAAAAAtgatatggaaaaaaatatgtttttgtccCAAGAGTTTAATGTGAGAATTAAGTGGACCGGGATTTAATACATGACATTGGAATTAATcacaacaataatattaaattaaatagactGTAtagacaaaattatatatatatatatatatataaagttcaaCTCCTCTTAGAAAACACCTCGTCAAAATACGCACTATAACAAATGATATAAGAATCAGATAAAGTAACAGGAAAGAGTCATGGGAGAACAAGACAGGCTCCGATTCAGTCGGGGGCTTGTACCCTTCCATCCTCTCATCTTGTCTTATATTCTAAAACTcacattcatttcttttaaaacatgaatatcCAATTATTCAAGCTCTTCTTGGTCTGGTTAAATGAGCTGATACtatcaattaatcaaattatcattttgatacatacATTAAAAGCAATAAACCAAgataatattcatcaaaatatcaataaaacaagatattaataacaataaaaaagcaCCTGACTCGTCGGCCACGTCTTAAGGCTAACAGAGCAGTGGACGCAAGGTCCACGTTTCTAGAGCAGAAGGgctagataaataataataaaaaaaaaaacaagtaaggggacaacattaacaaaaaaaaattaagagtaaaGAGATGAAATGATGCCAATAATCATATAATATATTGATGAACTCAGTGAGTGAAAGTCGGAAGAGAAGGACAACAATTTCGTGCAACTCGAGTTGTAAGAAGCTTCCTCCAGCCCATACCCATGTGTCATGCTATTATGTTTGCTGGAGTGTATGAGAAGGTGCTCCCacttactttatatatatatatatatatatatatatatatatgaagtgcTCGTGCTCGTGCTTCCCTCGCCAGACATGCTAGATGCTCTCTAAAAGTCTGATGCTCTCCACGCGATTTCTTGTGCACAACAGCAACAGCAGCCAAATAAGAGAAACCAAACTACCTAGCCACACTCCCCTCCCTCATCGGAACATAACTATCAAACCCACTCCTCTCTTTCGATCTTCCAAACCTTCTTCTCCACCTAAACCCCTCTCTTAACGAAATGCACCCCTCTCTATCTAACAGTCACGGCAGTTGCTGGTTAGGGAGATACATGTAAAAAGAAATCCTCTACCTCTCTCTGATTCTACAGCAACAATAGCGACCTCCTTGAACAGCAGGGTTCTTGGATCCATCACCACCATCAAAACTTCTCATATCAGGCGTTCTAGATTTTTGGTTCAATCTACACTTTAAACCCTGAGGTAATGAAATCGAAAATCCCTCCTTTTTATTGCTGAGAtcgtttttgttgttgttaaagCTTTGTCGTGTGAAGATATCGAAGGTTGGACTTCGATCTTGCTTAAAGATGATAGTTTGATGGGTTTTCgtgaatatttaaaagtataagTGGCTGcttcttaattttgatttcaactCTTAATCACATTACCTTTCTCTTAAACCgaacaatttttaaagatttcTCTAACTTCTCTTACAGCCAACGTTGTTTCAATCAAATAATTGGAAACTTggcttttgcttcttctttctttcctggGGTTTTTTCGGCTCTGATTTTGAGTTATAAGGCTTTGATTTCTCTAGTCATTCATTATTTTCATCTGGGATTTtcgtgtttgatttttatttaatttgatttgaactGACAGTTGGAAACTGAGATTGAAATCTGTattgggttttgtttgtttttgagaaATCAGTTGAAAAGGAGGAAacctgatttttcttttggttctttttttctcaacttattgggttttgctattttattttgcagATTTTGCTAACTGAGATGAGCATGGGTTCAGAGCTGAATGAAACAGTTGAGGATGTGACTGAAAATCGGTAGTTTTTTAGTGAATTTATGTGAATTACAAAGCACTAGAgatcactatttaaaaaaaattgagtgattttttttttgaattaaattgatgGTGATTGTGGTGCGACACAGGTGCTTTCCTGCTGGGGAGAATAAGGGGAAAGTTCCGAAAAGAATTCACAAGTCTGAGAGGGAGAAACTGAAGCGTGAGCAATTGAATGAGCTCTTTCTTGAGTTAGCCTCTGCTCTTGGTAaattcaatggttttttttttcttacgatGATTTTTGTATTCATCGAAAATTGGATTAATCTTTTAGAATTTTCTGTTCTTGAACAGAATTGAGTCAGCCAAATAATGGGAAGGCTTCTATGTTGTGTGAAACAACTCGTTTATTAAAGGATTTGCATACGCAGATTGAATCCCTCAAGAAGGAAAATGTAGCTCTCTTATCTGAATCTCACTATGTAACTGTTGAGAAAAATGAGCTGAGGGAGGAGAGTTCTGCCTTGGAACATCAAATTGGGAAACTGCACAGTGAACTTGAAATGAGAGCGGCTTCACAATCAAAGCCTGATCTAAATGTGCCTCCTCCTGAATTTCTGCAACCACCACATTTTCCAGTAGACTCTTTCAGGTTGCCTGCTGTAGATGCTGTTGCATTGCAGCAGACATCGACTGTCTTCGTGGTTCCCATCAGTCCTGATCACGTGCAAGGTTTTCCAATGGCTACCTCGAATGTGAGCAAACCACATCCTAGATATCCAACCGCAGCTGATTCTTGGCCGTCTCAGCTTCTTAGGGAGCAGCAAATTGGCAGGAAGGAAGTGTAATGGTAGGGATAGCAGTATGTGTAATCCTGGGGAATGAGACCATCCCCAACCTGTAAAAAGGTGCTAAAGTGCAGTAATTTACAGT
It encodes the following:
- the LOC7461965 gene encoding transcription factor bHLH47 is translated as MSMGSELNETVEDVTENRCFPAGENKGKVPKRIHKSEREKLKREQLNELFLELASALELSQPNNGKASMLCETTRLLKDLHTQIESLKKENVALLSESHYVTVEKNELREESSALEHQIGKLHSELEMRAASQSKPDLNVPPPEFLQPPHFPVDSFRLPAVDAVALQQTSTVFVVPISPDHVQGFPMATSNVSKPHPRYPTAADSWPSQLLREQQIGRKEV